In the Quercus lobata isolate SW786 chromosome 5, ValleyOak3.0 Primary Assembly, whole genome shotgun sequence genome, one interval contains:
- the LOC115989141 gene encoding uncharacterized protein LOC115989141, whose protein sequence is MTMIPRRTTILNRHFRKLKWSMSQSLLSLMMEWMKNLDRLLANLVSVKLLLLRIMITRMSLPKMQPQPRRLTQTQKRKNRITHKKRKACQTRKRSYNGGCRLLN, encoded by the exons ATGACGATGATTCCAAGGAGAACAACAATCCTCAacag ACATTTCCGCAAGTTGAAGTGGAGTATGTCCCAAAGCTTGCTGAGCTTGATGATGGAATGGATGAAGAATTTAGATAGGCTTTTAGCCAATTTAGTTTCCGTGAAACTACTGCTACTCAG GATAATGATAACAAGGATGAGTCTGCCGAAAATGCAGCCTCAACCAAGAAGGCTGACTCAGACTCAGAAGAGGAAGAACAGGATAACCCACAAAAAGAGAAAGGCGTgtcaaacaagaaaaagaag CTACAACGGTGGATGCAGATTGCTGAACTGA